The sequence below is a genomic window from Rhinolophus sinicus isolate RSC01 chromosome X, ASM3656204v1, whole genome shotgun sequence.
CATGAAGACTTGACTTCATTGCACAGGGGTTAAGGAAAGGTGGGGTCTGGCTCAGGGCGCCCCAGCTGGCGCCCCCACCCCACGGGAACTCCACCCAGATTTGGCCGAGCCTTGGGCGAACCTGGGCGTGTAGGGAGGCGGGGAGAAGCTGCCGGGTTGAAGGCGGGGCGGGTGGCTGCCAAGGCGGCCAATAGGGGACTCTCCAGCAGCTGAGCTTAGAGACTGCAGGGACGCCTCCACTAGCACCACCGCCTCCCAGTTTCCCCTTGTGGATGCACAGCCCTTTTGGCTCCACTCCGACCAGCGCAGAGTGGCCCAAAGAAACCGAAGAAGCGAACTCAGGACGGGATTtctgaggaaggggagaggacaAGTGCCCCACCCGCTCTGGGAGGGGGGCGGTGAATGATGAagggccggcggcggcggcgccgaGAGTACTGCAAGTTTGCACTGCTGTTGGTGCTGTACACACTGATGCTGCTGCTCGTCCCCTCGGTACTGGACGGCGGTCGTGACGCGGACAAGGCAGCCGGGCACTGCCCAGGCCTACAGCGCAGCCTGGGAGTGTGGAGCctggaggcggcggcggcgggagagCGTGAGCAGGGGGCAGAGGCGCGGTCCGCCGCCGACGAGGGTGCGGGCCAGTCCTCCTGGGCACCGGGCAACCTCAGCAGCGCCGTCAGGGAGTCGGTGTCTGGTGAGAAGCAGCACATCTACGTGCATGCCACCTGGCGCACCGGCTCATCGTTCCTGGGCGAGCTTTTTAATCAGCACCCAGACGTTTTCTACTTGTACGAGCCCATGTGGCATCTCTGGCAGGCTCTGTATCCGGGAGACGCCGAAAGCCTACAGGGCGCGCTGCGCGACATGCTGCGCTCACTTTTCCGCTGTGACTTCTCGGTGTTGCAGCTCTATGCGCCGCCGGGGGACCCAGCTGCGCGCGCCCCGGGCACGGCCAATCTCACCACGGCTACCCTCTTTCGCTGGCGAACCAACAAGGTCATCTGCTCGCCGCCCCTGTGCCCCGGAGCGGCCAGTACCCGAGCCGAGGTCGGCCTCGTCGAGGACGCCGCCTGCGAGCGCAGCTGCCCACCGGTGGCTCTGCGCGCCCTGGAGGCCGAGTGCCGCAAGTACCCGGTGGTGGTCATCAAGGACGTGCGCCTCCTCGATCTGGGTGTGCTGGTGCCCCTGCTGCGTGACCCCGGCCTCAACCTGAAGGTGGTGCAGCTTTTCCGCGACCCACGAGCAGTGCACAACTCTCGCCTGAAGTCCAGGCAGGGGCTGCTGCGCGAGAGCATCCAAGTGCTGCGCACCCGCCAGAGGGGCGACCGCTTCCACCGCGTGTTGCTGGCGCACGGCGTGGGCGCTCGCCCTGGCGGCCCGTCCCGCGCGCTGCCGGGTGTACCACGCACAGACTTCTTCCTGACCGGCGCGCTCGAGGTGATCTGCGAAGCCTGGCTGCGCGACCTGCTCTTCGCGCGCGGGGCTCCCACCTGGCTACGGCGCCGCTACCTGAGGCTGCGCTACGAGGACCTGGTGCGGCAGCCGCGCGCCCAGCTGCGCCGCCTGCTGCGCTTCGCTGGACTGCGAGCAGTGGCCGCCCTCGACACCTTCGCGCTGAACATGACGCGAGGCGCGGCGTATGGCGCGGACCGGCCCTTCCACCTGTCCGCGCGCGATGCCCGAGAGGCTGTGCACGCCTGGCGTGAGCGCCTGAGCCGAGAGCAGGTGCGCCAGGTGGAGGCCGCCTGTGCTCCGGCCATGCGTTTGTTGGCCTACCCTCGCAGCGGAGAGGAGGGTGACGCCGAGCCGGTGGACAAGGAGACGCTGCTGGACATGGAGAACGACAGCGCCACGTAGACCCCACACCCGCTTCCCGGGGGGCGGATCCGGGTAAGCTCTCCCTGGGCGGGATGGGGCAGAAAAGGGTCTTGGGGAGCTTGGACCAGCCTGCATGGGGAGGGGGTGATGCTGTCCCAAATCTCACCCTGTCAGAATAGATCCAAGCGGTGGGAAAGCGCTGCTGGTAGAATTTGGGAGAGTCACTGAGATCTCCAGCTTAGTCACCTGCCTCCTCAGGGCTGAGATGAGAGAGGTTAAATATGCCTGAGGCAAAACCCGGGTCTCCCCACTTCCAGTCCTCTCTGTGAAGTAGGAGGTAAGGTCATCCCTCTGTTGAGAATTGGGGaagcgggagagggaagaagcgTATAAGAGGTCTGCGGAGAGTAGAGAAGGTTTGAAAGTCTTAATGGAACTTGAGAGTGGGAATTGACATCAAAAGCATAGAATTTCGGAGATCATTTGAGGTTGATTATGACTTTATCTTGACGCCAGTCTGTCCTATGGGCAAACTTTTTGCACCAATGTTTGCAGGCACAGAGAAAGTCAAAAGCAGAGATTGGTGGAAAATTATTGACTCTTATCCTACCTCCCCctaatcttttttatatttcttctctgcCCCTGTCTCTCTGATGGACAGACTCCAGGGCTTTCCTTCTGAGTTCCCAAGCATACAAGCATAGGCAGGCCTCTCTTACAAAAGGTTTTGCACATGTGTGTGTCTCCGACTCTGGTGCAGTAGTGTAGAATGGACTTAGCTTTTCCCCTGGCTCATGTGGCGCCTCCCCCCGTTTGCAGGATATTTGACCATATCCCGTTTACATCAGATCCCAAAAGCTGCCT
It includes:
- the CHST7 gene encoding carbohydrate sulfotransferase 7, translated to MMKGRRRRRREYCKFALLLVLYTLMLLLVPSVLDGGRDADKAAGHCPGLQRSLGVWSLEAAAAGEREQGAEARSAADEGAGQSSWAPGNLSSAVRESVSGEKQHIYVHATWRTGSSFLGELFNQHPDVFYLYEPMWHLWQALYPGDAESLQGALRDMLRSLFRCDFSVLQLYAPPGDPAARAPGTANLTTATLFRWRTNKVICSPPLCPGAASTRAEVGLVEDAACERSCPPVALRALEAECRKYPVVVIKDVRLLDLGVLVPLLRDPGLNLKVVQLFRDPRAVHNSRLKSRQGLLRESIQVLRTRQRGDRFHRVLLAHGVGARPGGPSRALPGVPRTDFFLTGALEVICEAWLRDLLFARGAPTWLRRRYLRLRYEDLVRQPRAQLRRLLRFAGLRAVAALDTFALNMTRGAAYGADRPFHLSARDAREAVHAWRERLSREQVRQVEAACAPAMRLLAYPRSGEEGDAEPVDKETLLDMENDSAT